One Cuculus canorus isolate bCucCan1 chromosome 1, bCucCan1.pri, whole genome shotgun sequence DNA segment encodes these proteins:
- the C1H12orf40 gene encoding uncharacterized protein C12orf40 homolog isoform X1: MLKQERRKQKEFFEKKKLKSKMKLLGVSSPKTSAVSLDLLNLYVVNQISTKKDTSEKTRKPVHVDIIEDKKIPIQRHNVELPMSPLRTQHMSNLEDIQNRLQKQVLDSRRQHLSEKVKYQHNLSQVTEVTHPNSSMEHEENIARTFGACPLSSSGFSSSKCTQFSEENFSTNVMGNIWKQTYGEKLQNQPGNSSDQDPWITKPPSQCIFKKSDTVPQELFKPLHRLDYTISARKNPMVMTSNESENIEGINEPLFDILKEAAELKAPQDGSDRSFLALFEDEGQPIHNNPYTKQLYPSINQSSTAIFFIDPDNTNQMTNRNYSCDTAVAYSAIDAQKSSADRHLKGIFTAPGQHLPKSNVSFASYKKISRLHKAHLEDCHEGQHYFIPFENKEKPGNFEKIEAFAYHHDQRMNVKETVQNYSRKNSDSESVKESAWRQNQVFGFEEFTTAQEKEYKFGISSNLHEMEKDVESAASPQSPSYSPRQTESYFSSSPATSEEEDTDKKKEYVSEQSLKTDDVNLVSASAGTGPLKTSHTRTMPLQPNSILTRDVAHIQEKNSILCAAEEENKNHPTSSEGSSSHQALKREHVTCSTRHDVGLQTESSVTEVRKMDVATQCGTMQACCCGSSLLFAHSTEMPSLSATGTTGGHKMPAHEALQPAGTGSAAGTAAFSSEDEYLSLAGRTLEVLN, from the exons ATGCtaaagcaggaaaggagaaaacaaaag gaattctttgaaaagaagaaacttaaaTCAAAGATGAAGCTTCTGGGAGTGTCATCTCCTAAAACTTCAGCAGTCAGTTTAGATCTCCTCAATCTATATGTTGTTAACCAGATATCAACCAAAAAAGACACCTCCG agaaaacaaggaagCCAGTCCATGTCGATATCATCgaagataaaaaaatacctATTCAGAGGCACAATGTAGAGCTTCCCATGTCACCGCTACGTACACAACATATGTCAAACTTAGAAGACATCCAGAACAG GTTACAAAAGCAAGTATTggacagcagaaggcagcacctctcagagaaagtaaaatacCAGCATAAT TTATCACAAGTAACAGAAGTAACACATCCTAATTCCAGTATGgaacatgaagaaaacataGCAAGAACTTTCGGTGCCTGTCCATTGTCCTCTTCTGGTTTTTCATCCTCAAAATGTACacaattttcagaagaaaatttcagcacAAATGTAATGGGCAACATTTGGAAACAGACCTATGGAGAGAAACTGCAAAATCAG CCAGGAAATAGTTCTGATCAAGACCCTTGGATTACAAAACCTCCAAGCCAGTGTATTTTCAAGAAGTCTGATACAGTGCCTCAGGAACTGTTTAAGCCATTGCATAG GCTAGACTATACAATTTCTGCCAGGAAAAATCCAATGGTAATGACCAGTAATGAGTCAGAAAACATTGAAGGAATAAATGAACCATTGTTTGATATTCTGAAAGAAGCCGCAGAACTGAAAGCTCCTCAAGATGGAAGTGATCGTTCCTTTCTGGCGCTGTTTGAAGATGAGGGTCAACCAATCCATAATAATCCTTACACAAAGCAGTTATATCCTTCTATTAACCAAAGCAGTactgccatttttttcattgatcCTGATAATACAAATCAAATGACCAATAGAAATTATTCTTGTGATACCGCAGTGGCTTATAGCGCAATTGATGCACAAAAAAGTTCTGCAGATAGACACCTTAAAGGCATTTTCACAGCTCCAGGACAGCATTTACCTAAAAGTAACGTCTCATTTGCAAGCTACAAGAAAATCAGCAGACTTCATAAAGCCCACCTGGAGGACTGTCATGAGGGACAGCACTACTTCATAccctttgaaaacaaagaaaaacctgGAAACTTTGAAAAAATCG aagcatTTGCTTATCACCATGACCAGCGGATGAACGTAAAGGAGACTGTACAGAACTACTCAAGAAAAAACAG tGACAGTGAGTCTGTGAAAGAATCAGCCTGGAGACAAAACCAGGTTTTTGGATTTGAAGAG ttcACAACAGCACAAGAGAAAGAGTATAAGTTTGGAATAAGTTCAAATCTTCACGAGATGGAGAAGG ATGTGGAGTCAGCAGCCAGCCCTCAGTCTCCCAGTTACTCTCCAAGGCAGACAGAGAGCTATTTCAGCTCTAGTCCTGCCACA TCTGAAGAGGAAGATacagacaaaaagaaggaatatgTGAGTGAACAGTCCTTGAAGACAGATGATGTCAACCTAGTCTCAGCCTCAGCAGGCACAGGGCCCTTAAAGACCTCTCACACCAGAACCATGCCTCTCCAGCCCAACAGTATTTTGACTAGAGACGTAGCTCatattcaggagaaaaattccattttatgtgctgcagaggaggaaaataaaaaccaccCCACGTCATCTGAGGGCAGCTCATCACACCAAGCCCTTAAAAGAGAGCACGTCACTTGCAGTACCAGGCATGATGTTGGGTTGCAGACTGAGAGCTCTGTCACGGAAGTAAGGAAAATGGATGTTGCCACCCAATGCGGTACCATGCAGGCgtgctgctgtgggagctcTCTCCTCTTTGCCCACAGTACGGAGATGCCTTCTCTCAGCGCTACAGGCACCACTGGAGGGCACAAAATGCCAGCACATGAGGCGCTGCAGCCTGCAGGCACGGGCAGCGCGGCAGGAACAGCAGCGTTCTCTTCTGAAGATGAATACCTGAGTTTGGCTGGCAGGACTCTAGAGGTGCTGAACTAG
- the C1H12orf40 gene encoding uncharacterized protein C12orf40 homolog isoform X2 gives MSPLRTQHMSNLEDIQNRLQKQVLDSRRQHLSEKVKYQHNLSQVTEVTHPNSSMEHEENIARTFGACPLSSSGFSSSKCTQFSEENFSTNVMGNIWKQTYGEKLQNQPGNSSDQDPWITKPPSQCIFKKSDTVPQELFKPLHRLDYTISARKNPMVMTSNESENIEGINEPLFDILKEAAELKAPQDGSDRSFLALFEDEGQPIHNNPYTKQLYPSINQSSTAIFFIDPDNTNQMTNRNYSCDTAVAYSAIDAQKSSADRHLKGIFTAPGQHLPKSNVSFASYKKISRLHKAHLEDCHEGQHYFIPFENKEKPGNFEKIEAFAYHHDQRMNVKETVQNYSRKNSDSESVKESAWRQNQVFGFEEFTTAQEKEYKFGISSNLHEMEKDVESAASPQSPSYSPRQTESYFSSSPATSEEEDTDKKKEYVSEQSLKTDDVNLVSASAGTGPLKTSHTRTMPLQPNSILTRDVAHIQEKNSILCAAEEENKNHPTSSEGSSSHQALKREHVTCSTRHDVGLQTESSVTEVRKMDVATQCGTMQACCCGSSLLFAHSTEMPSLSATGTTGGHKMPAHEALQPAGTGSAAGTAAFSSEDEYLSLAGRTLEVLN, from the exons ATGTCACCGCTACGTACACAACATATGTCAAACTTAGAAGACATCCAGAACAG GTTACAAAAGCAAGTATTggacagcagaaggcagcacctctcagagaaagtaaaatacCAGCATAAT TTATCACAAGTAACAGAAGTAACACATCCTAATTCCAGTATGgaacatgaagaaaacataGCAAGAACTTTCGGTGCCTGTCCATTGTCCTCTTCTGGTTTTTCATCCTCAAAATGTACacaattttcagaagaaaatttcagcacAAATGTAATGGGCAACATTTGGAAACAGACCTATGGAGAGAAACTGCAAAATCAG CCAGGAAATAGTTCTGATCAAGACCCTTGGATTACAAAACCTCCAAGCCAGTGTATTTTCAAGAAGTCTGATACAGTGCCTCAGGAACTGTTTAAGCCATTGCATAG GCTAGACTATACAATTTCTGCCAGGAAAAATCCAATGGTAATGACCAGTAATGAGTCAGAAAACATTGAAGGAATAAATGAACCATTGTTTGATATTCTGAAAGAAGCCGCAGAACTGAAAGCTCCTCAAGATGGAAGTGATCGTTCCTTTCTGGCGCTGTTTGAAGATGAGGGTCAACCAATCCATAATAATCCTTACACAAAGCAGTTATATCCTTCTATTAACCAAAGCAGTactgccatttttttcattgatcCTGATAATACAAATCAAATGACCAATAGAAATTATTCTTGTGATACCGCAGTGGCTTATAGCGCAATTGATGCACAAAAAAGTTCTGCAGATAGACACCTTAAAGGCATTTTCACAGCTCCAGGACAGCATTTACCTAAAAGTAACGTCTCATTTGCAAGCTACAAGAAAATCAGCAGACTTCATAAAGCCCACCTGGAGGACTGTCATGAGGGACAGCACTACTTCATAccctttgaaaacaaagaaaaacctgGAAACTTTGAAAAAATCG aagcatTTGCTTATCACCATGACCAGCGGATGAACGTAAAGGAGACTGTACAGAACTACTCAAGAAAAAACAG tGACAGTGAGTCTGTGAAAGAATCAGCCTGGAGACAAAACCAGGTTTTTGGATTTGAAGAG ttcACAACAGCACAAGAGAAAGAGTATAAGTTTGGAATAAGTTCAAATCTTCACGAGATGGAGAAGG ATGTGGAGTCAGCAGCCAGCCCTCAGTCTCCCAGTTACTCTCCAAGGCAGACAGAGAGCTATTTCAGCTCTAGTCCTGCCACA TCTGAAGAGGAAGATacagacaaaaagaaggaatatgTGAGTGAACAGTCCTTGAAGACAGATGATGTCAACCTAGTCTCAGCCTCAGCAGGCACAGGGCCCTTAAAGACCTCTCACACCAGAACCATGCCTCTCCAGCCCAACAGTATTTTGACTAGAGACGTAGCTCatattcaggagaaaaattccattttatgtgctgcagaggaggaaaataaaaaccaccCCACGTCATCTGAGGGCAGCTCATCACACCAAGCCCTTAAAAGAGAGCACGTCACTTGCAGTACCAGGCATGATGTTGGGTTGCAGACTGAGAGCTCTGTCACGGAAGTAAGGAAAATGGATGTTGCCACCCAATGCGGTACCATGCAGGCgtgctgctgtgggagctcTCTCCTCTTTGCCCACAGTACGGAGATGCCTTCTCTCAGCGCTACAGGCACCACTGGAGGGCACAAAATGCCAGCACATGAGGCGCTGCAGCCTGCAGGCACGGGCAGCGCGGCAGGAACAGCAGCGTTCTCTTCTGAAGATGAATACCTGAGTTTGGCTGGCAGGACTCTAGAGGTGCTGAACTAG
- the C1H12orf40 gene encoding uncharacterized protein C12orf40 homolog isoform X3, whose amino-acid sequence MGGFFVLFTRLQKQVLDSRRQHLSEKVKYQHNLSQVTEVTHPNSSMEHEENIARTFGACPLSSSGFSSSKCTQFSEENFSTNVMGNIWKQTYGEKLQNQPGNSSDQDPWITKPPSQCIFKKSDTVPQELFKPLHRLDYTISARKNPMVMTSNESENIEGINEPLFDILKEAAELKAPQDGSDRSFLALFEDEGQPIHNNPYTKQLYPSINQSSTAIFFIDPDNTNQMTNRNYSCDTAVAYSAIDAQKSSADRHLKGIFTAPGQHLPKSNVSFASYKKISRLHKAHLEDCHEGQHYFIPFENKEKPGNFEKIEAFAYHHDQRMNVKETVQNYSRKNSDSESVKESAWRQNQVFGFEEFTTAQEKEYKFGISSNLHEMEKDVESAASPQSPSYSPRQTESYFSSSPATSEEEDTDKKKEYVSEQSLKTDDVNLVSASAGTGPLKTSHTRTMPLQPNSILTRDVAHIQEKNSILCAAEEENKNHPTSSEGSSSHQALKREHVTCSTRHDVGLQTESSVTEVRKMDVATQCGTMQACCCGSSLLFAHSTEMPSLSATGTTGGHKMPAHEALQPAGTGSAAGTAAFSSEDEYLSLAGRTLEVLN is encoded by the exons atggggggtttttttgttctttttacaaGGTTACAAAAGCAAGTATTggacagcagaaggcagcacctctcagagaaagtaaaatacCAGCATAAT TTATCACAAGTAACAGAAGTAACACATCCTAATTCCAGTATGgaacatgaagaaaacataGCAAGAACTTTCGGTGCCTGTCCATTGTCCTCTTCTGGTTTTTCATCCTCAAAATGTACacaattttcagaagaaaatttcagcacAAATGTAATGGGCAACATTTGGAAACAGACCTATGGAGAGAAACTGCAAAATCAG CCAGGAAATAGTTCTGATCAAGACCCTTGGATTACAAAACCTCCAAGCCAGTGTATTTTCAAGAAGTCTGATACAGTGCCTCAGGAACTGTTTAAGCCATTGCATAG GCTAGACTATACAATTTCTGCCAGGAAAAATCCAATGGTAATGACCAGTAATGAGTCAGAAAACATTGAAGGAATAAATGAACCATTGTTTGATATTCTGAAAGAAGCCGCAGAACTGAAAGCTCCTCAAGATGGAAGTGATCGTTCCTTTCTGGCGCTGTTTGAAGATGAGGGTCAACCAATCCATAATAATCCTTACACAAAGCAGTTATATCCTTCTATTAACCAAAGCAGTactgccatttttttcattgatcCTGATAATACAAATCAAATGACCAATAGAAATTATTCTTGTGATACCGCAGTGGCTTATAGCGCAATTGATGCACAAAAAAGTTCTGCAGATAGACACCTTAAAGGCATTTTCACAGCTCCAGGACAGCATTTACCTAAAAGTAACGTCTCATTTGCAAGCTACAAGAAAATCAGCAGACTTCATAAAGCCCACCTGGAGGACTGTCATGAGGGACAGCACTACTTCATAccctttgaaaacaaagaaaaacctgGAAACTTTGAAAAAATCG aagcatTTGCTTATCACCATGACCAGCGGATGAACGTAAAGGAGACTGTACAGAACTACTCAAGAAAAAACAG tGACAGTGAGTCTGTGAAAGAATCAGCCTGGAGACAAAACCAGGTTTTTGGATTTGAAGAG ttcACAACAGCACAAGAGAAAGAGTATAAGTTTGGAATAAGTTCAAATCTTCACGAGATGGAGAAGG ATGTGGAGTCAGCAGCCAGCCCTCAGTCTCCCAGTTACTCTCCAAGGCAGACAGAGAGCTATTTCAGCTCTAGTCCTGCCACA TCTGAAGAGGAAGATacagacaaaaagaaggaatatgTGAGTGAACAGTCCTTGAAGACAGATGATGTCAACCTAGTCTCAGCCTCAGCAGGCACAGGGCCCTTAAAGACCTCTCACACCAGAACCATGCCTCTCCAGCCCAACAGTATTTTGACTAGAGACGTAGCTCatattcaggagaaaaattccattttatgtgctgcagaggaggaaaataaaaaccaccCCACGTCATCTGAGGGCAGCTCATCACACCAAGCCCTTAAAAGAGAGCACGTCACTTGCAGTACCAGGCATGATGTTGGGTTGCAGACTGAGAGCTCTGTCACGGAAGTAAGGAAAATGGATGTTGCCACCCAATGCGGTACCATGCAGGCgtgctgctgtgggagctcTCTCCTCTTTGCCCACAGTACGGAGATGCCTTCTCTCAGCGCTACAGGCACCACTGGAGGGCACAAAATGCCAGCACATGAGGCGCTGCAGCCTGCAGGCACGGGCAGCGCGGCAGGAACAGCAGCGTTCTCTTCTGAAGATGAATACCTGAGTTTGGCTGGCAGGACTCTAGAGGTGCTGAACTAG